In Chlorogloeopsis sp. ULAP01, the genomic window AGCCATAGCTTCTACTATTGCCAAACCAAAGGGTTCTGGCTGGGTGCTGGCATGAACCACAACATCTAATGAACGGTAAATTTCTGCTATATTTTGTTGAAAACCAAGAAAATCAACTTTATCTGCAATTTCTAGTTGCAAGGCTTTGCTTCTTAATTCTTGTTCAGAAAATTGAGAACCGTGAGTTTTATAAATTGCTCCACCAACAATACAGAAACGAACATTCAAGTCAGGATGTGCTTTCAATATCCGATCTGCTGCCTCTAGAAAAACATCATGTCCTTTCCAACGGGCAAAAGTCGCAACTAATCCTACCCGCAGAGGAAGATGAGCACAGGAGTCTTCTTTAGGGTTGGGGGCTGTAGAAAAAGTAGGACAGAAGTAATTGACATCTACAGCATGGTAAATTACTTCTATTGGTAAGCCTGGTAGTGTTGCTCTTGCGTCTTGAGCGATCGCTTGAGAAATAGCAATTCCTAAGTTAGAACTAGCGCTCATCCATTGTAAAACTTGTGCCATGAATGGTCGTGATCCATAGAAATCCTGGATGTGCCAAACAACGGGTACATCCCTGACTCTAGCTAGCGCAACTAATAAATGAGCTTTAATCCCATTGGAGTGAATTAAGTCTGGCTTGAGTTCACGCAGAAATTGGCGAAATTTCCAAAGATATTTGCTGACCGCAGGTAAGATTTCTATTATTCGTAATAACGATATTAATGAAACTAAAACTTTATTCTTACCTTTGAAGATGCTATCACCAAGTAGGTTCACCCCTGCTGGTAGTGCCAGTAATTGCACCTGTACTCCCAATTTTTGAGCTGCTTCTATCATAGGCCCCTCTGTACCCACAATTAAGTGCAGTTGAATATCGGGTTGTGAGTTTAAGAGTGCAGCAAAGATAGTCAGCAGAGATCTCTCAGCACCACCAATTACTCCCACTGGATTCACAAAGACAATTTTCATACAGTTTCATCAATCAGCTAATTGTAAATAAGATTGAGCAATTATTTGGGTGTGAATAGACCAAGAATATTTCTGCGCCTGACTCACACGCAAATTCAAAGCTGGAGCATTTGTTGGATTCACCAATAGTTGCTCTACAGTTTTCACCCAGGCTGATACATCCCCCATCGGGCAATATACTGCGGCTTTTCCACCCACTTCACGCAAAACAGGAATATCGCTAGCAACTACGATCGCTCCACAAGCTAGGGCTTCAATCACAGGTAATCCAAAGCCTTCTGCTTCACTTGTTAGTAAAACAGCTGCTGCTTTTTGGTAAAGACTGGCTATGGTTGAGCGCTGCAAATCTTGTAGATGAATAATTGACTCACCGATATTCAACTGATCAATTTGCTGTTGCTGGCTTTGTGTCCATTCACCACTGACTTTGACAAGTCGTAACTCTGGATGGATAGCTCGTACTTGGGCAAAAACTTCTAGCAGAATGTCAATGCGCTTACGGGGAATACAACTACCAACGTGTAATAGGAAAGGTACTGCACCTATTTTTTCTAATATCTTTTGGTCAGCAATACTGACGTTATCAGAATTGAGCATGAATTCTGAGGCGATACCTAAGGGAGCATGAACTAGGTGTGATGGTTCTACTAGTTGGTAACGCTCAATTTGCTTTCTTACCTCTGCGGTGGAATAAAAGACAATAGCACATGACTGCAAACCACGTAAGATTCTGTGAGACATAGCTTGATACCAATTAGGTCGAGGTTCTTGCTCTGGCTCTACAAGAGAGCGAAAGGTATCAATATCATGACAGTATACTCCTGTACGCTCTGGTGGTAAGACATGGGCTAACTGCGCGTAGGAGTGGTCAGCAATGTGATAAAAATCAAAATCTTTGACTCTGTTCTTGAGATACTGGGGATAGTCCCAAAATCGATTGAGTAAGCGATCTGCATTGTAAGCAAAATGCTTTTTGCCAAGCCAAGGAATTTGTTTGCAACGCCAGTTAAATTTTGGACAGACTTGTATAGCTTGAATAGATGTAGTGTGTTTGGTTTGCAACTGCTTGAATAGCATCTGAGCGCACAAATCCATACTGTGCCAGTTTTCTTCTGGATAATCACAGATAATCGCGAGGCGTAGTTGAGCCATGTTATTGATTCTGCATAGTAATTGCCAATTTAGATGAGAAAATTTATTATTTTGACATAGTTTTGAAAATGTCTAAATTACACTCATGAAATTGTTTATAGACTATTGCACTATATTTAATTTCGATAAGATATGAGGTAATTTTTCTTTAGGAACCATTAGTACATCTGAAATACCCGTTTTTATTTCCTTAATTTCAATAAAGTGATTACGTCCTACTTGTTGGTACAAATTATATTCCCAAGGGATTACTAACTTTGCCACATCTACAAAGGAATACCCAAAATGTTTTACCCAGTATGGATTAAATTCACCGTAAATGATTGGTCTGCTTTCTTCAGAAAATTCAGCCCTCCTAACATAAATTCCATCTCAGCGCCCTCAATATCTACTTTGATAATGTCGCATTTTGAAATGTTATGTTTTTCAACAAACTTATCTAACTTAGTAATAGGTGATGAACAAGTAGGCTTCTCTTTATTAAATATACTTTCCTTGAGTAAAAAAGCATTACCTGTAGATGAATTATTTTGTTCATCTACCATACAAAGTTGCACTTCTCCCTCTTGGTTTCCAAGGGCAGTATGCACTGGATAAACAATATTTGTTAAGTGGTTAGCTTCAACCAGATTAGCTAGGCGGTTAAAATTAGATATTACTGGTTCAAAAGCCCATATTTGAGATTTATCAGCTATTTTTTTAAGTTTTGTTCCTAAAGATATAGAATAAAGTCCAATATTTGCACCAACATCAAAGATTACTACTCCTGGTTCTAAAATTCTAGATAGTATTTGAATAATTCCACCATCATATTCTCCCGAAAAAAAGACTTTTTGCTCTAGCATACTACGCAAATCAAGACGCATTATGCTACCGTCCTGCATTTTAATTTTTACAAGGCAATCTTTGTCAATCCGATAATTAGTCATCCTTGGTACAAGCGCTGTACCTAATCTATACTTGCCTTTAAAGTAGGGTAAAGAGCGAGAAAAATAAGCAAGTGAATCGCGTACAATTGTTTTCATTGCAATTATCCAAAAGTTTGGTGAAAAATTGTAAATCTTGATTAGCAAGAGATAGCCAAGCATAAAGTATATGCAATCGCTTCTAACCTCTATTAGCCAGTTCTTAAAGTTGAGAGGGACTGTTGAGCAAGTCTAAAATAGCTGCAATATAACCACCCTATTTTTTTTCGCTAATTACCATACATATATCTTGAATCACATCATTCTATGTATCTTCAATAACATTAGGCATTTCACTAGTGTCTCCGTTAGTTACAGAAATACCTTAATCGGCTTTAATTAAAACTATAATTGCCAGTCAGACGGTGTATAGTATATCACTTATTACTAACAGAATAGGGTATAGTATATCACTAAATATCAATCTCCTTGCTTAAGAACTGCCAAATGAAAGATGCAGAAATTTTGGTCTTTGCTACCAAAGGTACAAGATCGAATGAGGAAGCTCGAATCTTAAAACTTTTACAAAACTTTAAGTTTCAAGTTGTTCCCTTTGATCGAACTGATAAATTCAAAAGCTTCATTAGCATTATTCGACAAGCTTTGCAGACAAAACCCAGACTAGTAGTTATGGAAGGTACTGGAGTCTTAGGGGGTGTAGCGTGTTTACTTCTGCAATGGTTTTTTGGTATTCCCTATATTTTCAGCAGTGGGGATGCGATCGCACCTTTCATTAATTTAAATTATCCACTCCTTGCACCAATTGTCAGTGTTTACGAGCAAATTCTCTGCCACTTTTGCGCTGGGTTTATCGGTTGGACACCTTATTTAGTTGGTCGTGCGCTAACTTATGGAGCGCCGAAAGGAGTAACTGCTGCGGGTTGGGCATATTTTTCTCGCACTACTGAACAATTGGCTAATAGTCGAGTTAATATTCGTCAGCAACTAGGAATTCCCCATGATGCTCTTGTGTTTGGGCTACTGGGATCAATAGCTTGGAATCGGCAATTTCAGTACTGCTATGGTTATGAATTAGTCAAAGCTTTCCAGAAAATTAACTCCAAGAACATTGCTATTTTAGTGGTTGGGGATGGGAGTGGACTTGCTTATTTAAAGGAGTTGGCAGGTAAAGATTTAGGAAGTCGAATTTTTCTGCCCGGTAATGTACCTTATGAGCAAGTACTTGACTACATGGCAGCTATGGATGTAGCCAGTTTACCTCAGAGTGTGGATGCAGTTGGTAGTTTTCGCTATACAACAAAGCTAAGTGAGTATGTAGCAGCAAAATTACCAGTGGTAACGAGTCAAATTCCTATGGCATATGACATTGGTGGGGATTGGGTTTGGAGGCTACCAGGAGCTAAACCCTGGGAGGATAGTTATATTGATGCTTTGGCTAACCTGATGCAAGAGATTACAGATGAAGAAATCAAAACTAAGAAAAAGGTAATTCCAGAAAGGTTAGCAGATTTTGAGGAAGAGCAACAAATTCTCAGGGTAACAAATTTAGTTGCTGAGATTATTAACCCAATTTGCTAGTTAAATAAGAAAAGACTGGTAAATAGAGTAAAGGCCCATGTGGAGATAAGCTCCGCAGGGCTTTTATCTTTACCTTAGAGTATGCATTTTTTAATTAATAACTTAGGTGATTAATTGCTCATAACTTTAATATCATTACTACGATCCTGTATGAGTTTACGAGCAGCGATAAAAGTTCCTGAAGCAATTAGCGTTGTCCACTGGAGCCTTCCATAAAATCCATTTTGGATCACTACACAATTTTGAGTAGGTAAAAATTTCACAAAATCGATAGGGTTACACATATAGCAAGCATCATTATCAGCATGAAAGGGTGGGTTGATGTCTGGTTCCCGCATCGTGAAAGTAGCTTTGCTATCAATAAGCTTTCTAGTAATGAGAGTAAGCATCAGGGGAAAGGACACCAAAGCTTCTGGTAAAGTATTGCCCCAAGGATGCTTAGGCATATGAGGCGATCGCCAGAAGATGTTTTTAATGGGACGATTTTGCCAAGCATATACACTAATTGCTTTAATTAAATGACCAATACTGAGAAGATTTGGCCCGACAATGCACAGGATACCGCCTGGTTTAAGAACTCTAATCATCTCCATGATTGCTTTTTGTGGCTCAGGAATATGCTCAATTGCTTGATGAGAAGCTACCACATCAAAAGAAGCATCCTCAAAAGGCAAATTCATAGCGCTGCCCGATACTAAAGTCAAGTTGGGTACATTGGGACATTCAAAGGCTTCAGCATTTAGGTCAATGCCAACAACTTGATAACCTTCCTGGCTGAGAAGATAAGAAGACCACCCTGAACCACATCCTACATCTAGTAACCTTCCATGTTGAGATACTGACTGATTAATAAACTGTACATATTTACCATAAACTTCACTTGCCAACTCCTGACTTAGCCCTGTAGCTCGAACTGATTCAGAAGATTGGGCATAAATTTCTTGTAGTGTTGTATACATGATTTTTTAGGAAATAGGTGAAACAATACTCATCAGTAAGCTAGGATAACTCAATTTACAACATTGAGATGAAGACCTCTAGTGAAGAATAATTAATAATAGATACCAACTAATTTCAGTATTTGAGGAAAGACAAGCATGAACGAGTTAGATTGGATTACTGCGATTGTCCCTCGCTTACCTCCGGCTGTTGATGGAGTCGGAGATTATGCACTGAATTTAGCTAAACAAATGCGTCAGGATTTTGGCGTCAATACTACCTTCTTGATTGGTGATCCAAATTGGTCTGGGCAAGCTATTGTAGAGGGGTTTCCAGTTCAGCAAGTTACGGAACAATCTACTCAAGCTTTATTAAAGTTACTATCCAGTCACGAACACTCAACAAAGGTAGTACTTCTACATTAC contains:
- a CDS encoding class I SAM-dependent methyltransferase translates to MYTTLQEIYAQSSESVRATGLSQELASEVYGKYVQFINQSVSQHGRLLDVGCGSGWSSYLLSQEGYQVVGIDLNAEAFECPNVPNLTLVSGSAMNLPFEDASFDVVASHQAIEHIPEPQKAIMEMIRVLKPGGILCIVGPNLLSIGHLIKAISVYAWQNRPIKNIFWRSPHMPKHPWGNTLPEALVSFPLMLTLITRKLIDSKATFTMREPDINPPFHADNDACYMCNPIDFVKFLPTQNCVVIQNGFYGRLQWTTLIASGTFIAARKLIQDRSNDIKVMSN
- a CDS encoding glycosyltransferase translates to MKDAEILVFATKGTRSNEEARILKLLQNFKFQVVPFDRTDKFKSFISIIRQALQTKPRLVVMEGTGVLGGVACLLLQWFFGIPYIFSSGDAIAPFINLNYPLLAPIVSVYEQILCHFCAGFIGWTPYLVGRALTYGAPKGVTAAGWAYFSRTTEQLANSRVNIRQQLGIPHDALVFGLLGSIAWNRQFQYCYGYELVKAFQKINSKNIAILVVGDGSGLAYLKELAGKDLGSRIFLPGNVPYEQVLDYMAAMDVASLPQSVDAVGSFRYTTKLSEYVAAKLPVVTSQIPMAYDIGGDWVWRLPGAKPWEDSYIDALANLMQEITDEEIKTKKKVIPERLADFEEEQQILRVTNLVAEIINPIC
- a CDS encoding glycosyltransferase; translated protein: MAQLRLAIICDYPEENWHSMDLCAQMLFKQLQTKHTTSIQAIQVCPKFNWRCKQIPWLGKKHFAYNADRLLNRFWDYPQYLKNRVKDFDFYHIADHSYAQLAHVLPPERTGVYCHDIDTFRSLVEPEQEPRPNWYQAMSHRILRGLQSCAIVFYSTAEVRKQIERYQLVEPSHLVHAPLGIASEFMLNSDNVSIADQKILEKIGAVPFLLHVGSCIPRKRIDILLEVFAQVRAIHPELRLVKVSGEWTQSQQQQIDQLNIGESIIHLQDLQRSTIASLYQKAAAVLLTSEAEGFGLPVIEALACGAIVVASDIPVLREVGGKAAVYCPMGDVSAWVKTVEQLLVNPTNAPALNLRVSQAQKYSWSIHTQIIAQSYLQLAD
- a CDS encoding glycosyltransferase family 4 protein, which translates into the protein MKIVFVNPVGVIGGAERSLLTIFAALLNSQPDIQLHLIVGTEGPMIEAAQKLGVQVQLLALPAGVNLLGDSIFKGKNKVLVSLISLLRIIEILPAVSKYLWKFRQFLRELKPDLIHSNGIKAHLLVALARVRDVPVVWHIQDFYGSRPFMAQVLQWMSASSNLGIAISQAIAQDARATLPGLPIEVIYHAVDVNYFCPTFSTAPNPKEDSCAHLPLRVGLVATFARWKGHDVFLEAADRILKAHPDLNVRFCIVGGAIYKTHGSQFSEQELRSKALQLEIADKVDFLGFQQNIAEIYRSLDVVVHASTQPEPFGLAIVEAMACGRPVIVSQAGGAAELFTHNYDAIGVPPGDSIALAAAILDLLDHAEKRQFISEKARQTAIEHFSHKRLSQQVIAVYNSVLSSK
- a CDS encoding FkbM family methyltransferase: MKTIVRDSLAYFSRSLPYFKGKYRLGTALVPRMTNYRIDKDCLVKIKMQDGSIMRLDLRSMLEQKVFFSGEYDGGIIQILSRILEPGVVIFDVGANIGLYSISLGTKLKKIADKSQIWAFEPVISNFNRLANLVEANHLTNIVYPVHTALGNQEGEVQLCMVDEQNNSSTGNAFLLKESIFNKEKPTCSSPITKLDKFVEKHNISKCDIIKVDIEGAEMEFMLGGLNFLKKADQSFTVNLIHTG